One segment of Tamlana crocina DNA contains the following:
- a CDS encoding SDR family oxidoreductase, translating to MSRLKDKVAIITGAADGIGLAISEAFVKEGARVLMADINEEKCQKEAERLANGNNTVIHMHCDIGNTKAVESLAETCINTFGKIDILVNNAAVAIPGEVTKMTDNDWDTLMNINLKGAFRSIRACLPHMISAKCGSVINISSTQAHRSWDNWTAYAAAKGGLLSMTNQLAGQFGNKNIRFNSISPGTILTPLLTKRVETEGEEFLKASINQASMLRCGKPEEVAMTAVFLASNEAAFINGDDIKIDGGLSTLPRYFE from the coding sequence ATGTCCAGATTAAAAGATAAAGTAGCTATTATAACAGGTGCCGCAGATGGTATAGGACTCGCTATAAGTGAGGCTTTCGTTAAAGAAGGTGCCCGTGTTTTAATGGCAGATATAAACGAGGAAAAATGTCAAAAAGAGGCAGAACGGTTAGCTAATGGTAACAACACTGTAATACACATGCATTGCGACATAGGCAACACCAAAGCAGTGGAATCCCTGGCTGAAACCTGTATCAATACCTTTGGGAAAATAGACATATTGGTAAACAATGCGGCGGTAGCAATACCCGGTGAAGTTACTAAAATGACGGATAACGATTGGGACACCCTAATGAACATCAATCTAAAAGGAGCATTTCGAAGTATTCGGGCTTGTTTGCCTCACATGATTTCGGCCAAATGCGGTAGTGTTATTAACATATCATCTACCCAAGCCCATAGAAGTTGGGATAATTGGACGGCTTATGCCGCAGCAAAAGGAGGTTTACTATCTATGACTAACCAATTGGCAGGTCAATTTGGAAACAAAAACATTCGGTTTAACAGCATTTCCCCCGGTACAATTTTAACACCCTTATTGACTAAAAGAGTTGAAACCGAGGGCGAAGAATTTTTAAAAGCCTCTATAAATCAAGCATCTATGCTACGTTGTGGCAAACCCGAAGAGGTAGCAATGACGGCAGTATTCTTAGCTTCTAATGAGGCGGCTTTCATCAATGGAGATGATATTAAAATAGACGGAGGATTATCGACCTTGCCTAGATACTTTGAATAA
- a CDS encoding metallophosphoesterase: protein MLHKFILLFVVLLCFSCKKERDDTSYKVAFMADVHLQDIYGSFSDSDYKGVLNPETNTFTLARTMQSQLQSTRLFNENYFAFLSALDDIVSKNIKYVVLPGDFSDDGQMLNIKGLKRILKKYSEAHSIKFILTTGNHDPVRPFYQEAGKHDFIGEGGKQQPIFSSEEIYKAKDSSALAPVFTKDIAKLGYEDILNELKDFGFYPKQSDVYWETPFTNYSYENYQFRDALKQADLSNRNYEIPPFGSQIPDVSYLVEPEEGIWFLAIDANVYVPKDTNNFSSASIGYNNVLSHKTHLIAWIKTVTKRAEILNKKLVVFSHFPMVEFNDGASENIRLLLGEDKMQLHRVPDEAVAKAFIETGVKVHFGGHMHINDTGIATFESGSLVNVQIPSLAAYIPAYKIATVSADKVEIETVVIDSVPRFKELFPLYKQEYAFLKSKGGNALWDSTILNSRNYKDFTQGHLKGLINSRFLQIDWDIPFTKFLLSLTKKSVAEFVSIDENSLEGFEDWTGFDMLFDLYRLRSADALAFQDIGAKNIENYKSIIEAYLIHFKEISKPSEIENDFLQFCVIFKKFLYGAPSTNFSINLSNSKIVIKKIK, encoded by the coding sequence ATGTTGCATAAATTCATCCTTTTATTCGTAGTCTTGCTATGTTTTTCTTGTAAAAAAGAAAGGGATGATACAAGCTATAAAGTAGCCTTTATGGCCGATGTGCATTTGCAAGATATCTATGGTAGTTTTTCAGATAGTGATTATAAAGGAGTTTTAAACCCTGAAACTAATACTTTTACACTAGCCAGAACCATGCAGTCTCAGTTACAATCTACGCGGTTGTTCAATGAGAACTACTTTGCCTTTTTGTCGGCTTTAGACGATATAGTATCCAAAAATATTAAATACGTGGTATTGCCCGGAGATTTTAGTGATGATGGGCAAATGCTGAATATTAAGGGCTTAAAACGGATTTTAAAAAAGTATTCGGAAGCACATAGTATCAAGTTCATTTTAACTACGGGAAATCACGACCCAGTGCGCCCATTTTACCAAGAAGCGGGCAAGCATGATTTTATAGGCGAAGGCGGAAAACAGCAACCTATATTTAGTTCCGAAGAGATATACAAAGCAAAAGATTCCAGCGCTTTAGCACCTGTTTTCACAAAAGATATTGCAAAATTAGGCTACGAAGACATTCTAAATGAGTTAAAAGATTTTGGTTTTTATCCAAAACAAAGCGATGTGTACTGGGAAACTCCGTTTACTAATTATAGTTACGAAAATTATCAATTTCGTGATGCTCTAAAACAAGCCGATTTATCAAACAGAAATTATGAGATACCACCTTTTGGAAGCCAAATTCCTGATGTGAGTTATTTGGTAGAACCTGAAGAAGGAATTTGGTTTTTAGCCATTGATGCTAATGTGTATGTGCCCAAAGATACCAATAACTTTAGCAGTGCTAGTATTGGCTATAACAATGTGTTATCACACAAAACCCACCTAATAGCATGGATAAAGACTGTAACTAAACGCGCCGAAATACTGAATAAAAAATTGGTTGTTTTTAGTCATTTTCCAATGGTAGAATTTAATGATGGTGCATCAGAAAATATACGATTATTGCTAGGAGAAGATAAAATGCAACTCCATCGTGTACCAGACGAAGCCGTAGCCAAAGCTTTTATTGAAACAGGGGTAAAAGTACATTTTGGAGGACACATGCATATAAATGATACAGGTATCGCTACTTTCGAATCAGGTAGTTTGGTAAATGTGCAAATACCATCATTGGCGGCCTATATTCCCGCTTATAAAATTGCAACGGTCTCCGCAGATAAGGTTGAGATTGAGACTGTCGTTATAGACAGTGTACCTAGATTTAAGGAACTCTTTCCATTATACAAACAGGAGTATGCCTTTTTGAAAAGTAAAGGGGGAAATGCGTTATGGGATTCAACAATTTTAAATTCTAGAAACTACAAAGATTTTACACAAGGCCATTTAAAGGGGCTTATAAATAGTAGATTTTTGCAAATCGATTGGGACATTCCGTTTACCAAATTTTTGCTGAGTTTAACTAAGAAAAGTGTTGCGGAATTTGTTTCAATTGACGAAAACTCTTTGGAAGGGTTTGAGGACTGGACAGGTTTTGACATGTTATTCGATTTGTATCGCTTGCGTTCTGCAGATGCGTTGGCATTTCAAGATATTGGGGCAAAAAATATTGAAAACTATAAAAGCATCATTGAGGCTTACTTAATTCATTTTAAAGAGATTAGTAAGCCGTCAGAAATAGAAAATGACTTCTTGCAATTTTGTGTGATTTTTAAAAAGTTTTTATATGGAGCACCAAGTACTAATTTTAGTATTAATTTAAGTAATAGTAAAATTGTAATCAAAAAAATAAAATAG
- a CDS encoding mannonate dehydratase, with amino-acid sequence MERILKTGQWKDLPMRPGFGSFMHPTEDKLMLIKQLGVDEIILNMYRNNLIDTNFDKLPLPGDHQWEYKDLLMLRKTVENAGIRFLALENMPFSFYDKIMMGQPGREEQLKHVQETIANMGAAGIPVLGYGWTPTGVWRSSTTYPIRGGAQSMSIDLDDFKRAPLSHGRIFSEEEMWDYYQYFLEGVLPVAEEAGVTLALHPNDPPVPSLAGVPQLFRSFEAYKKAMSMVESENHGLQYCLGNFSAMGANLDEVTEYFAKQDKLIYVHFQTVSNSLVNDTKLNEVFVDMPGYYDPVKMLKKLKEVGYKGMIMPGHVPKIIGDVSWEERGRAFTIGYIKGIIASLNQ; translated from the coding sequence ATGGAAAGAATATTAAAAACGGGACAATGGAAAGATTTACCTATGCGCCCGGGATTTGGGTCTTTTATGCACCCAACAGAAGACAAACTAATGCTTATAAAACAATTGGGTGTTGATGAGATTATCCTCAATATGTATAGGAACAACCTCATTGATACCAACTTTGATAAATTGCCTCTTCCAGGAGATCACCAATGGGAATATAAAGACCTCTTAATGCTTCGCAAAACCGTTGAAAATGCAGGTATTCGATTTTTGGCTCTGGAAAACATGCCATTTTCCTTCTACGACAAAATAATGATGGGACAACCTGGTAGGGAAGAACAGCTAAAGCATGTACAAGAAACTATAGCAAATATGGGTGCTGCGGGCATTCCCGTTCTAGGTTATGGATGGACCCCAACAGGCGTTTGGCGTTCCTCTACCACCTACCCTATTCGTGGTGGAGCACAATCTATGAGCATAGACCTTGATGATTTTAAAAGGGCGCCACTGTCTCACGGACGCATATTTTCAGAAGAAGAAATGTGGGACTACTACCAGTACTTTCTTGAAGGGGTATTACCTGTGGCCGAAGAAGCAGGTGTAACTCTGGCACTTCATCCTAACGATCCCCCCGTACCAAGTTTGGCAGGCGTACCTCAACTTTTTAGAAGTTTTGAGGCCTATAAAAAAGCCATGTCGATGGTAGAAAGTGAAAATCACGGATTACAATATTGTCTTGGTAATTTTTCTGCCATGGGCGCAAACCTAGACGAGGTTACCGAGTATTTTGCTAAACAGGACAAGCTCATCTATGTGCACTTTCAAACAGTATCTAACTCATTGGTAAATGACACCAAATTAAATGAAGTGTTTGTGGATATGCCTGGATATTATGACCCTGTTAAGATGCTAAAAAAACTTAAAGAAGTTGGTTATAAAGGAATGATTATGCCAGGGCACGTGCCAAAAATTATTGGCGATGTTTCATGGGAAGAACGCGGTAGAGCGTTTACTATTGGTTACATTAAAGGAATCATTGCTAGTTTGAATCAATAG
- a CDS encoding sugar porter family MFS transporter, which produces MNKVIVYKLAFIASLGGFLFGFDTAVISGTISLVTKQFQLDAVLQGWYVSSALVGTITGTLLAGILSDKYGRKEMLIASAILFGISAFGCMISQSFQILIAYRLVGGIGVGLASILSPLYISEIAPAKIRGSLVSLYQFAITLGILVAYFTNAWFLDISESNGLADVSEGVRKVFVSEVWRIMLGSETIPAFLFLVLLFFIPKSPRWFLSKGKIDKAENTLVKIVGQNETENELQLFNNTNKTKVKISSIFKGGFKTALVVGVILAVSTQLCGINAVIYYGPRLLEEAGLQLGDALGGQVIIGIVNVLFTLIAIWKIDQFGRKRLLLFGISGILISLIAIGVLFYLDVNSPYLLIGFILAFVACFAFSFGPVVWVLLSEIYPTNIRGFAMSIATFALWIGATAIGQLVPWLLENLKPYGTFWLFALCTIPSVWIVTKILPETKGKSLEAIEEFWLNKK; this is translated from the coding sequence ATGAATAAAGTTATTGTTTATAAATTAGCATTTATAGCATCCTTAGGAGGCTTTTTATTTGGTTTTGATACCGCAGTTATTTCTGGTACTATAAGTTTAGTGACCAAGCAGTTTCAATTGGATGCAGTTCTACAAGGGTGGTACGTTAGTAGCGCCCTTGTAGGTACTATTACTGGTACTCTATTAGCAGGCATTTTAAGTGATAAATACGGTAGAAAAGAAATGCTAATAGCATCAGCAATTTTATTTGGTATATCGGCTTTTGGCTGTATGATATCACAAAGTTTTCAAATTCTTATCGCTTACCGATTAGTAGGTGGTATCGGCGTAGGTTTAGCATCCATCCTATCCCCATTATACATTTCAGAGATTGCACCAGCGAAAATCAGGGGAAGTTTGGTTTCCTTATACCAATTCGCCATTACTCTGGGAATTTTGGTAGCCTATTTTACCAATGCATGGTTTTTAGATATCAGTGAATCCAATGGACTTGCAGATGTTTCTGAAGGGGTAAGAAAAGTGTTTGTTTCAGAAGTCTGGCGCATCATGTTAGGTAGCGAAACCATTCCAGCTTTTTTATTTTTAGTGCTTTTGTTTTTTATACCCAAAAGTCCGCGTTGGTTCTTAAGTAAGGGTAAAATAGATAAAGCCGAAAACACGCTAGTTAAAATAGTTGGGCAAAACGAAACAGAAAACGAACTGCAGTTGTTCAACAACACCAATAAAACTAAAGTAAAAATAAGCTCTATATTTAAAGGAGGCTTTAAAACAGCTTTGGTAGTTGGGGTAATTTTAGCGGTATCCACGCAACTCTGCGGTATAAATGCAGTTATCTATTACGGACCTAGACTGTTAGAAGAAGCTGGGTTGCAACTGGGAGATGCTTTGGGTGGTCAAGTAATTATTGGTATAGTAAACGTACTCTTTACACTAATTGCTATATGGAAAATAGACCAGTTTGGCCGTAAAAGACTGTTGCTCTTTGGTATTTCCGGGATTTTAATATCACTTATCGCCATAGGCGTTTTGTTTTATTTAGACGTAAATAGTCCGTACCTACTTATTGGTTTTATACTTGCATTTGTAGCGTGTTTTGCGTTTTCATTCGGCCCAGTGGTTTGGGTATTATTATCGGAGATTTATCCAACCAACATCAGGGGTTTTGCCATGTCTATCGCAACCTTTGCCCTTTGGATTGGCGCAACAGCAATAGGTCAGTTAGTACCGTGGTTGCTTGAAAATTTAAAACCCTATGGTACATTTTGGCTTTTCGCCCTATGTACCATCCCATCGGTGTGGATAGTTACTAAAATTTTACCCGAAACCAAGGGAAAATCCCTAGAAGCAATAGAAGAATTTTGGCTTAATAAAAAATAA
- a CDS encoding glycosyl hydrolase-related protein, with translation MRNLFILVVLVLSFSLSAQNSKIEITDVKPTPFFPKVEKGEALKQLVKLSIDNKTNKTPIKLKIEVEGLEAYYQDLGTLEKGSSIHDIMIADINKATKVNLELLNSRGKIIAQKTLAWEPQKKWKVYYAAVSHHDLGFITYYQNLRKAVRESEIDTALVYCRNTDGWDKNSQFRWNVETSEALIRWMAKQTPEKINEFERRIQEGRIEIIANHNTISTQMVGYEMMARSFYTPNRYVQDMLDIDPAKVALINDVTGVSRTWPLYLKEADIPYFMHGSNHPNNLQDMMDQPVFRWLSTDGDNEKAPLCKADSYYSPNKIAKWDLDGVSYLINRHVDLDWKFDCILAYDSHDFAIPSMQNANNIKEWNSKYEYPKFRCSVLSSYFDDIAQQLKPGMIQETAKDAPDSWNDQEIIDANLLARARKASSEIPTTEKLASIAMTLGGEYPEKELFQAYNRMIMYHEHTNGAIDGGNHKYYETENVMHEKLVDEAIDINKQALSVSLQKIGSQIQSKKSALVVYNPLNWKRNELVYFKANEVPLEQFQIIDADTKKPIQVQKLMDGRFAFYAENIPSMGYKSYTIKKTKKAGYSSSSISEANSIENDFYQISIDRTKNIISDVVDKQLGKNIIDKNSPYALGEYIHYDHFSGEWKNTKFTGMKYFKGDVLDEIHISQDAYLTGKVELVVYVHHKTKKIDFALEVDKLSNGEALTGGWNRYMKEAAFCAVPVSVPDYQHHHELSGAVTQPGNKELQFEASESAFYAIQHFADASNDDFGVTLSTIETNCINYGYPRPVYWNNDGRRPKEEIVKPKNSNMFLYLMNNFFQTNVKVDQPGVKNYTFSIRSHSGDWKGGKAYQFAWETSNPIISQYIEKNKEGKLPSKQSFLSTDKDNVVISTLKKAEANGDGLVVRLFELAGKDSKVKMKLNLNQDISKAVVLNLLENDEEEIAVSNNEVEFNINGHGIKTIRLLSEPAEKPVVGNVTALAVSNEEVKLSWESDNSGFYNIYRSKTPDFKLNALNYLGYSERTSYLDKTVLDYAGGRHKRVEPNTTYYYKVEPVDKFNNRGVASQVIKCTTLKTEEADAKPNKVQGVYTVHVSPLAPEDFINLWFYSNFEKDVDKYLIHRGESADFVPNKSNLINTLVPSEGTFSFHYTYSNSELNRQMFEDKTAKVNTAYYYKVAAVDNGGNVGEYSDAAYVYMEKVPVEIKHEYIATKEFKTFRPKAKVTIQCSEPGYDMYYSTETRTNTTKAKKYSAPFEITEASVINVEVYKANTKELAYRYRRFVNVNQNISQSDYNGHFNSLKATDGSYYSGWVSKQFGNTKEEPKDVWLGVNLGELKTVSGLTFISDNGDIFPIHEQFRVFVRNGENVKEVKFTNTPDEKTRNKFHVTFDEPLLADGVMLYFDKDKLPVKGGVADQAGLVRVNELLILDQKGESILRSDILGM, from the coding sequence ATGAGAAATCTTTTCATCTTAGTTGTTCTAGTTTTAAGCTTTTCATTAAGTGCTCAAAACTCCAAAATTGAAATAACTGATGTAAAACCAACACCATTCTTTCCTAAAGTAGAAAAAGGAGAAGCTCTTAAACAGTTAGTAAAACTTAGTATTGACAATAAAACAAACAAAACTCCAATAAAACTAAAAATTGAGGTAGAAGGCTTAGAGGCTTATTACCAAGATTTAGGCACTCTGGAAAAAGGCAGTTCGATACATGATATTATGATTGCTGATATAAATAAGGCAACTAAAGTTAACTTAGAACTGTTAAATAGCAGAGGTAAAATCATAGCGCAAAAAACACTTGCTTGGGAGCCACAAAAAAAGTGGAAGGTTTATTATGCTGCTGTTTCACATCATGATTTAGGCTTTATCACCTACTACCAAAACCTAAGAAAAGCGGTTCGGGAAAGCGAAATAGATACAGCCCTTGTTTATTGCCGCAATACTGATGGTTGGGATAAAAACAGCCAATTCCGATGGAATGTAGAAACTAGTGAAGCACTCATTCGCTGGATGGCTAAGCAAACACCAGAAAAGATTAATGAGTTTGAACGCAGAATACAGGAAGGGCGTATTGAGATTATTGCAAACCATAACACCATCTCTACGCAAATGGTGGGGTACGAAATGATGGCACGTAGTTTTTACACTCCTAACCGCTATGTGCAAGATATGCTGGATATTGACCCCGCTAAAGTGGCTTTGATAAATGATGTCACAGGCGTTAGCCGTACATGGCCTTTATATCTTAAAGAAGCGGATATTCCTTATTTTATGCATGGTAGTAACCACCCTAACAACTTGCAGGATATGATGGATCAACCTGTTTTTAGATGGTTGAGTACCGATGGGGATAATGAGAAAGCTCCATTATGTAAAGCCGATTCATACTATTCTCCCAATAAAATTGCCAAATGGGATTTAGATGGTGTTTCGTATTTAATTAACCGCCATGTCGATTTAGACTGGAAGTTCGATTGCATTCTGGCTTACGATAGTCACGACTTTGCCATCCCATCTATGCAGAATGCCAATAACATTAAAGAGTGGAATTCAAAATACGAATATCCTAAATTTAGATGTTCTGTATTAAGCTCCTATTTCGATGATATTGCTCAGCAGTTGAAACCAGGCATGATTCAGGAAACAGCTAAAGATGCACCTGACAGCTGGAACGATCAGGAAATTATTGATGCCAACCTGTTGGCAAGAGCTCGTAAAGCTAGTTCTGAAATTCCTACCACCGAAAAACTGGCCAGTATAGCTATGACATTGGGAGGTGAATATCCTGAAAAGGAATTGTTCCAGGCCTATAACCGCATGATAATGTATCACGAGCATACCAACGGTGCTATTGACGGGGGAAATCATAAATATTACGAAACCGAAAATGTAATGCACGAAAAATTGGTAGACGAGGCCATTGATATAAACAAGCAGGCATTAAGTGTTTCTCTTCAAAAAATTGGTTCGCAAATTCAATCGAAAAAAAGTGCGTTGGTAGTTTACAATCCTCTAAACTGGAAGCGTAATGAGTTGGTGTATTTTAAAGCTAACGAGGTGCCGTTAGAGCAATTTCAGATTATCGATGCTGATACAAAAAAGCCAATACAGGTACAAAAATTGATGGATGGCAGATTTGCTTTTTATGCCGAAAATATTCCTTCGATGGGGTATAAGTCTTACACTATTAAGAAAACTAAAAAAGCGGGGTACAGTAGTTCATCAATTAGTGAGGCAAATTCTATAGAAAATGACTTTTATCAAATTTCGATTGACAGAACAAAAAACATTATTTCTGATGTGGTTGATAAACAGTTAGGTAAAAACATTATCGATAAAAACTCTCCATATGCACTTGGAGAATATATACATTACGACCACTTTAGTGGCGAATGGAAGAATACGAAATTTACCGGCATGAAGTACTTCAAAGGAGACGTATTGGATGAGATTCATATTAGTCAAGATGCTTATTTAACAGGTAAGGTTGAGTTGGTGGTTTACGTTCACCATAAAACAAAGAAAATTGACTTTGCTCTAGAGGTAGATAAATTATCGAATGGAGAAGCGCTTACTGGAGGCTGGAACCGTTATATGAAAGAAGCTGCTTTTTGTGCAGTACCTGTTTCGGTGCCCGACTATCAGCACCATCATGAATTGTCGGGAGCAGTTACTCAGCCCGGTAACAAAGAATTGCAATTTGAAGCTTCAGAGTCTGCATTCTATGCTATTCAACATTTTGCCGACGCTTCTAACGATGACTTTGGTGTAACCCTTTCTACCATTGAAACCAACTGTATCAACTATGGCTATCCTCGTCCAGTATATTGGAACAATGACGGGCGTCGTCCTAAAGAAGAGATTGTTAAACCAAAAAACAGTAACATGTTTTTGTACTTGATGAACAACTTCTTCCAGACCAACGTAAAGGTAGATCAGCCAGGCGTTAAAAATTATACCTTTTCTATTCGTAGTCATTCTGGCGACTGGAAAGGAGGAAAGGCATACCAGTTTGCTTGGGAAACTTCAAACCCAATTATTTCGCAGTACATTGAAAAAAATAAAGAAGGCAAACTTCCGTCTAAACAATCATTCTTATCTACCGATAAAGATAATGTTGTTATCAGTACCCTTAAAAAGGCAGAAGCCAACGGCGATGGTTTGGTTGTTCGTCTTTTTGAACTGGCGGGCAAAGATTCGAAAGTTAAAATGAAACTCAATTTAAATCAAGACATTAGTAAAGCAGTTGTTTTAAATTTGTTGGAAAATGATGAAGAAGAAATAGCAGTTTCTAATAACGAAGTAGAATTTAATATCAACGGGCATGGTATAAAAACCATTCGCTTGTTAAGCGAACCTGCTGAAAAACCTGTTGTTGGTAATGTAACTGCATTGGCTGTTTCAAACGAAGAAGTAAAACTTAGTTGGGAGAGTGATAATTCTGGTTTTTACAATATATATCGTAGCAAAACCCCAGATTTTAAATTGAATGCGCTTAATTATTTAGGGTATTCAGAAAGAACTTCGTATTTGGATAAAACGGTATTGGACTATGCTGGAGGAAGACATAAAAGAGTAGAGCCTAATACTACCTATTACTACAAAGTTGAGCCTGTTGATAAATTTAATAACCGTGGTGTTGCTTCACAGGTAATTAAATGTACTACACTAAAAACAGAGGAGGCCGATGCCAAACCAAATAAAGTACAAGGCGTTTACACCGTACATGTTTCGCCATTAGCTCCCGAAGATTTTATTAACCTTTGGTTTTATTCCAATTTTGAAAAAGACGTAGATAAATATCTTATTCACAGAGGTGAATCTGCCGATTTTGTTCCCAACAAAAGCAATTTGATTAACACTCTTGTTCCTTCAGAAGGCACATTCAGCTTTCATTATACCTACAGTAATTCTGAATTAAACAGACAGATGTTCGAGGATAAAACGGCTAAAGTAAATACAGCCTATTACTACAAAGTGGCTGCAGTTGATAATGGTGGCAATGTAGGAGAGTATTCTGATGCTGCATATGTTTATATGGAAAAAGTACCTGTAGAAATTAAGCATGAATACATTGCAACGAAAGAATTTAAAACTTTCAGGCCAAAAGCTAAAGTGACCATTCAATGCAGTGAACCGGGATACGATATGTATTATTCTACTGAAACCAGAACAAATACAACCAAAGCTAAAAAGTATTCTGCGCCATTCGAAATTACAGAAGCCAGTGTAATTAATGTAGAGGTTTATAAGGCAAACACCAAAGAATTGGCTTATAGATACCGTCGTTTCGTAAACGTTAACCAAAATATTAGTCAGTCCGATTATAATGGTCATTTTAATTCACTAAAAGCAACCGATGGTAGTTATTACAGTGGTTGGGTTTCAAAACAATTTGGTAATACCAAAGAAGAACCAAAAGATGTTTGGTTGGGCGTTAACTTGGGAGAATTAAAAACAGTTAGTGGATTGACTTTTATTTCTGATAATGGCGATATTTTCCCAATTCATGAACAATTCCGTGTATTTGTGCGTAATGGTGAGAATGTAAAAGAGGTGAAATTTACCAATACACCAGACGAGAAAACGCGAAATAAATTTCATGTAACATTTGATGAGCCGTTATTGGCTGATGGTGTGATGCTTTACTTTGATAAAGACAAACTACCGGTTAAAGGAGGAGTAGCAGATCAGGCGGGACTGGTAAGGGTAAATGAATTATTGATATTAGATCAGAAAGGAGAGTCAATTCTTCGATCTGATATATTAGGAATGTAA
- a CDS encoding AraC family transcriptional regulator: MKASFYKILFDEETPFRCTYLDKPNFDMPWHFHPELELTLILESEGVRYIGDNTSRFKAGDLVLVGSNLPHMWVNNSIETAAKNKNLNRSIRITLQFPPDMIDNMFKNAQELQPLIKLFALAQRGISFSQKTSAEIKPLFLEINDKTGLRRWISVFNLLFKLTEAEGYKLLASPGYLPQLTRKDHGLVNRVFNHIETHFKDKITLQEMADLACLTKPSFCRLFKQKTGKTFFDFLNEYRINYAKRLLLESKKESINTIALRSGFPTIQHFNKKFKAINNGLTPSQFLKVNA; this comes from the coding sequence ATGAAAGCATCATTTTACAAAATTCTTTTCGATGAGGAAACTCCTTTTAGATGTACATATTTAGATAAGCCTAATTTTGATATGCCGTGGCATTTTCACCCTGAGCTAGAATTAACATTAATATTAGAAAGTGAAGGGGTAAGATATATCGGGGATAATACATCTAGATTTAAAGCTGGCGATTTAGTTTTGGTAGGTTCCAATTTACCACATATGTGGGTAAATAATAGTATAGAGACTGCTGCTAAAAACAAAAATTTAAATAGAAGCATACGCATTACCCTCCAATTTCCTCCAGATATGATAGACAATATGTTTAAAAATGCTCAAGAATTACAACCGTTAATTAAGCTCTTTGCACTAGCACAAAGAGGTATCTCATTTTCCCAAAAAACAAGTGCGGAAATTAAACCTTTGTTTTTGGAAATTAACGACAAAACAGGACTTAGAAGATGGATATCTGTATTTAACTTATTATTTAAATTAACAGAAGCCGAAGGTTATAAGCTATTAGCAAGCCCAGGGTATTTACCACAATTAACAAGAAAAGACCACGGATTGGTAAATAGGGTGTTTAACCACATTGAAACACATTTTAAAGATAAAATCACGCTACAGGAAATGGCAGATTTAGCATGTTTAACCAAACCATCTTTTTGTCGTTTATTTAAACAAAAAACTGGAAAAACATTTTTTGATTTCTTAAATGAATATCGCATTAATTATGCAAAGCGGCTTTTATTAGAGTCTAAAAAAGAATCTATAAACACCATAGCACTACGCTCAGGGTTTCCCACCATTCAACACTTCAACAAAAAGTTTAAAGCTATAAATAATGGGCTCACTCCAAGTCAATTTTTAAAAGTCAATGCTTAG